A window of the Lagopus muta isolate bLagMut1 chromosome 1, bLagMut1 primary, whole genome shotgun sequence genome harbors these coding sequences:
- the CAV1 gene encoding caveolin-1, with amino-acid sequence MSGTKYVDSEGFLYAAPVREQGNIYKPNNKMMADELSEKAVRDVHTKEIDLVNRDPKHLNDDVVKIDFEDVIAEPEGTHSFDGIWKASFTTFTVTKYWFYRLLSAIFGIPMALIWGIYFAILSFLHIWAVVPCIRSYLIEIQCISRVYSICIHTFCDPLFEAMGKVFSSIRATVRKEI; translated from the exons ATGTCCGGCACCAAATACGTGGACTCGGAG GGCTTTCTGTACGCGGCGCCCGTCAGGGAGCAGGGCAACATCTACAAGCCCAACAACAAGATGATGGCAGACGAGCTGAGCGAGAAGGCGGTGCGCGATGTGCACACGAAGGAGATCGACTTGGTCAACCGCGACCCCAAGCACCTCAACGACGACGTGGTGAAG ATTGATTTTGAAGATGTGATTGCTGAGCCAGAAGGAACACACAGTTTTGATGGGATTTGGAAGGCCAGTTTTACCACTTTCACTGTAACAAAATACTGGTTTTATCGCTTACTGTCAGCAATCTTTGGCATTCCCATGGCACTCATCTGGGGCATCTACTTTGCTATCTTGTCATTCCTGCACATCTGGGCAGTGGTGCCATGCATCAGGAGCTACCTGATTGAGATCCAGTGCATTAGCCGTGTCTATTCTATCTGCATCCACACGTTCTGCGACCCACTGTTTGAGGCTATGGGCAAGGTGTTCAGCAGCATCCGAGCCACAGTACGGAAAGAGATTTGA